A single window of Tenericutes bacterium MZ-XQ DNA harbors:
- a CDS encoding ABC transporter ATP-binding protein, protein MIEVKNLTKDFGFNRGVFDISFEVKKGEVYGFLGPNGAGKTTTIRMLMGFSQPGKGIATINNHDCWKNYYDILDEVGYIPGEVALPEGLSGLEFIEMMKKMKHADDSRISYLLDMFELNPDQSMRKMSIGDKRKLAIVSAFMSDPNILILDEPTSGLDPIMQNKFIELIKSEKQRGKTILLSTHIFEEVDACCDRLSIIKDGKIISTIDTDTIRNNENKVYKIEFLQDEDFNQFMKSNRNIVYSNKTKRKVRVAINDKEINRLIKTISAYQIKYFSESQFTLEDYFLKYYKDREGEQSL, encoded by the coding sequence ATGATAGAAGTGAAAAATCTAACAAAAGATTTTGGATTTAATAGAGGTGTTTTTGATATATCATTTGAAGTTAAAAAAGGCGAAGTATATGGTTTTCTTGGACCAAATGGAGCTGGGAAGACAACCACTATAAGAATGCTCATGGGTTTTTCTCAACCCGGCAAGGGTATTGCAACAATCAATAATCACGATTGCTGGAAGAATTACTATGATATTTTAGATGAAGTTGGATATATTCCTGGAGAAGTTGCTTTGCCTGAGGGATTGAGTGGATTAGAGTTCATAGAAATGATGAAAAAAATGAAACATGCAGATGATTCTCGAATCAGTTATTTACTTGATATGTTTGAATTAAACCCGGATCAAAGTATGAGGAAAATGTCGATTGGCGACAAACGTAAATTAGCCATTGTTTCAGCGTTTATGTCAGATCCTAACATTTTAATCCTGGATGAGCCCACAAGTGGGTTGGATCCAATCATGCAGAATAAGTTTATAGAATTAATTAAGAGTGAAAAACAAAGAGGGAAAACAATTTTACTATCAACGCATATATTTGAAGAAGTTGACGCATGTTGTGATCGATTATCAATTATCAAAGATGGAAAAATCATTTCAACGATTGATACTGATACGATAAGAAATAACGAAAACAAGGTTTATAAAATTGAATTTTTGCAAGATGAAGATTTTAATCAATTTATGAAATCAAATAGGAATATAGTTTACAGTAATAAAACCAAAAGAAAAGTAAGGGTTGCAATTAATGACAAAGAAATAAATCGGTTAATCAAGACTATTTCGGCATATCAAATTAAATATTTCTCTGAATCACAATTTACCCTGGAAGACTATTTTCTAAAATACTATAAAGATAGAGAGGGTGAACAATCATTATGA
- a CDS encoding ABC transporter ATP-binding protein: protein MSIIEIQNLTKDYGLSRGIFNINLEVKQGEIFGFVGTNGSGKTTTIRNLMGFIRPNAGSVYILDQEVNYNTTQIMKHIGYVPGEISFPDIGDGDAFIKSQAEMIGLKNLDYANYLIKKFGLDTTANLKHMSKGMKQKTAIVSAFMAKPDILILDEPSTGLDPLMRDIFVDVLIEAKQRGATIFMSSHVFEEVEKTCDRVALLQNGRIVDVVDMKKIRHNELKTYKIGFENEIDYQKYMNENIYLTSKNDKYLQTTVDIKDEQINKFMEELSQYKVKYIKEVKYTLKKYFLKKISEDNKND, encoded by the coding sequence ATGAGTATCATTGAAATTCAGAATTTGACGAAAGATTATGGATTATCGAGAGGTATTTTTAACATTAATCTTGAAGTAAAACAAGGTGAAATATTTGGCTTTGTTGGGACAAATGGGAGTGGAAAAACAACAACAATCAGAAACTTGATGGGTTTTATCAGGCCCAATGCTGGAAGTGTATATATTTTAGACCAAGAAGTGAACTACAACACAACACAAATTATGAAACATATAGGCTATGTTCCTGGAGAGATATCATTCCCTGATATTGGTGATGGTGATGCATTTATAAAAAGTCAGGCTGAAATGATTGGGTTAAAAAATTTGGATTATGCCAATTATTTGATCAAGAAATTCGGATTAGACACAACAGCAAACTTAAAGCATATGAGTAAGGGTATGAAACAAAAAACGGCCATTGTATCTGCGTTTATGGCTAAACCGGATATTTTAATTCTTGATGAACCGTCTACAGGGCTTGACCCTCTAATGAGAGATATATTTGTTGATGTGTTAATTGAGGCAAAACAAAGAGGAGCGACCATATTTATGAGTAGTCACGTATTCGAAGAGGTAGAAAAAACATGTGATCGTGTAGCACTTTTACAAAATGGTAGAATTGTTGATGTCGTTGACATGAAAAAGATCCGCCACAACGAGTTAAAGACATATAAAATAGGATTTGAAAATGAAATAGATTATCAAAAATACATGAATGAGAATATCTATTTGACTTCTAAAAATGATAAATATTTACAAACAACAGTTGACATTAAAGATGAACAAATTAACAAATTTATGGAAGAATTATCTCAATATAAAGTGAAATATATCAAAGAGGTCAAATACACGCTAAAAAAATATTTTTTGAAAAAAATAAGTGAGGATAACAAAAATGATTAG